In Betta splendens chromosome 22, fBetSpl5.4, whole genome shotgun sequence, the following proteins share a genomic window:
- the LOC114849126 gene encoding uncharacterized protein LOC114849126 isoform X1, producing the protein MDRTTHLKGMLFFLFIVILISILIINVSSPRSNFMIPWLHGAHSAFSFRVSEQTVTRSMNVCSSQISDQTITPLDNTKHFVVSAFMDQRVKGFDIRIISIFKRDSIQPLHCLFCCADHLSSATPATVLLHSDHFGFPFGTTDVMCQIPHDCSATHVALLTQPEGVKSLNQSWMQIKNRRNPGKEEETFQLNFTVCISNLFGKYNNVLQFAQTLEIYRLLGVDRVVIYNTSCGPELNRLLHSYSQEGFVEMVPWPIDKHLNPSHGWQHLKHEGDLHYFGQLTTLNECIYRSMERSRYVLLNDIDEIIMPYQHDSLTSLMDTLQTQHPNTGVFLIENHIFPRKPLEERIKGPLPQWSGVSGFNILQNICREEPDRSVYHPHKMIIQPRLVEQTSVHEVLKMFGEMFKVPLEVCRIIHHPINIIKRPLKQLHVDTRLWDFKDKLIPRVNKTLRKAGLLSTGQETSGWMEKTN; encoded by the exons ATGGACAGGACAACACACCTAAAGGGGATGTTATTCTTCCTCTTCATTGTTATTCTCATCTCTATACTCATCATCAATGTGAGTTCTCCCAGGTCAAATTTCATGATCCCCTGGTTGCATGGAGCTCACAGCGCGTTCAGTTTTCGTGTGTCAGAGCAAACCGTCACCAGATCTATGAACGTCTGCTCCTCTCAGATCTCTGACCAGACCATCACCCCTCTAGACAACACAAAGCATTTTGTGGTGTCGGCCTTCATGGACCAGCGAGTGAAAGGCTTTGACATACGCATCATCAGCATCTTTAAAAGAGACTCCATCCAGCCTCTTCACTGTCTGTTCTGCTGTGCAGACCATTTGTCAAGTGCAACTCCAGCCACTGTTTTACTGCACTCAGACCACTTCGGCTTCCCGTTTGGCACCACAGATGTCATGTGTCAGATTCCTCACGACTGCAGCGCTACACATGTTGCTCTTCTAACTCAGCCGGAGGGAGTAAAGTCATTAAACCAGAGCTGGATGCAGATAAAAAACCGAAGGAACCCTgggaaggaagaggaaacgTTTCAACTGAACTTCACCGTCTGCATCTCCAACCTGTTTGGCAAATACAACAATGTGCTTCAGTTTGCGCAGACCCTGGAGATATACAG gctTCTGGGTGTGGACAGGGTGGTGATCTACAACACCAGCTGTGGTCCAGAGCTCAACCGCCTGCTGCACAGCTACAGCCAGGAGGGCTTTGTGGAGATGGTCCCATGGCCGATCGACAAGCACCTGAACCCGTCCCACGGTTGGCAGCACTTGAAGCACGAAGGGGACCTGCACTACTTTGGCCAGCTGACTACGCTCAATGAGTGCATCTACAGGTCCATGGAGCGCTCACGCTACGTCCTGCTGAACGATATCGATGAGATCATCATGCCGTACCAGCATGACAGCCTGACGAGCCTGATGGACACGCTCCAAACACAGCATCCCAAT ACAGGTGTGTTCCTCATAGAGAACCACATCTTTCCAAGGAAACCCTTGGAGGAGAGAATTAAAGGCCCTCTGCCCCAGTGGAGCGGGGTGTCaggatttaacattttacagaaCATCTGCAGGGAAGAGCCAGATAGAAGTGTGTACCACCCCCACAAAATGATAATTCAGCCAAG GTTGGTAGAGCAGACCTCTGTACACGAAGTGCTCAAGATGTTTGGAGAAATGTTCAAGGTGCCTCTGGAAGTCTGTCGGATCATTCACCACCCGATCAACATCATAAAACGGCCGCTGAAGCAGCTCCACGTGGACACGCGACTGTGGGACTTTAAGGACAAGCTGATACCAAGAGTAAATAAGACTCTGAGGAAAGCAGGCCTGCTGAGCACAGGACAGGAGACGAGTGGGTGGATGGAAAAGACAAACTAA
- the LOC114849126 gene encoding uncharacterized protein LOC114849126 isoform X2, which translates to MDRTTHLKGMLFFLFIVILISILIINISDQTITPLDNTKHFVVSAFMDQRVKGFDIRIISIFKRDSIQPLHCLFCCADHLSSATPATVLLHSDHFGFPFGTTDVMCQIPHDCSATHVALLTQPEGVKSLNQSWMQIKNRRNPGKEEETFQLNFTVCISNLFGKYNNVLQFAQTLEIYRLLGVDRVVIYNTSCGPELNRLLHSYSQEGFVEMVPWPIDKHLNPSHGWQHLKHEGDLHYFGQLTTLNECIYRSMERSRYVLLNDIDEIIMPYQHDSLTSLMDTLQTQHPNTGVFLIENHIFPRKPLEERIKGPLPQWSGVSGFNILQNICREEPDRSVYHPHKMIIQPRLVEQTSVHEVLKMFGEMFKVPLEVCRIIHHPINIIKRPLKQLHVDTRLWDFKDKLIPRVNKTLRKAGLLSTGQETSGWMEKTN; encoded by the exons ATGGACAGGACAACACACCTAAAGGGGATGTTATTCTTCCTCTTCATTGTTATTCTCATCTCTATACTCATCATCAAT ATCTCTGACCAGACCATCACCCCTCTAGACAACACAAAGCATTTTGTGGTGTCGGCCTTCATGGACCAGCGAGTGAAAGGCTTTGACATACGCATCATCAGCATCTTTAAAAGAGACTCCATCCAGCCTCTTCACTGTCTGTTCTGCTGTGCAGACCATTTGTCAAGTGCAACTCCAGCCACTGTTTTACTGCACTCAGACCACTTCGGCTTCCCGTTTGGCACCACAGATGTCATGTGTCAGATTCCTCACGACTGCAGCGCTACACATGTTGCTCTTCTAACTCAGCCGGAGGGAGTAAAGTCATTAAACCAGAGCTGGATGCAGATAAAAAACCGAAGGAACCCTgggaaggaagaggaaacgTTTCAACTGAACTTCACCGTCTGCATCTCCAACCTGTTTGGCAAATACAACAATGTGCTTCAGTTTGCGCAGACCCTGGAGATATACAG gctTCTGGGTGTGGACAGGGTGGTGATCTACAACACCAGCTGTGGTCCAGAGCTCAACCGCCTGCTGCACAGCTACAGCCAGGAGGGCTTTGTGGAGATGGTCCCATGGCCGATCGACAAGCACCTGAACCCGTCCCACGGTTGGCAGCACTTGAAGCACGAAGGGGACCTGCACTACTTTGGCCAGCTGACTACGCTCAATGAGTGCATCTACAGGTCCATGGAGCGCTCACGCTACGTCCTGCTGAACGATATCGATGAGATCATCATGCCGTACCAGCATGACAGCCTGACGAGCCTGATGGACACGCTCCAAACACAGCATCCCAAT ACAGGTGTGTTCCTCATAGAGAACCACATCTTTCCAAGGAAACCCTTGGAGGAGAGAATTAAAGGCCCTCTGCCCCAGTGGAGCGGGGTGTCaggatttaacattttacagaaCATCTGCAGGGAAGAGCCAGATAGAAGTGTGTACCACCCCCACAAAATGATAATTCAGCCAAG GTTGGTAGAGCAGACCTCTGTACACGAAGTGCTCAAGATGTTTGGAGAAATGTTCAAGGTGCCTCTGGAAGTCTGTCGGATCATTCACCACCCGATCAACATCATAAAACGGCCGCTGAAGCAGCTCCACGTGGACACGCGACTGTGGGACTTTAAGGACAAGCTGATACCAAGAGTAAATAAGACTCTGAGGAAAGCAGGCCTGCTGAGCACAGGACAGGAGACGAGTGGGTGGATGGAAAAGACAAACTAA
- the LOC114849109 gene encoding beta-1,4-galactosyltransferase galt-1-like isoform X2 has translation MTSFCLSDVMERAKYSTNTKYILLFIIVCLVISLALERIPDTYRKFMPPYKSMLMCSSQISDQTITPLDNTKHFMVSAFMDQRVKGFDIRIISIFRRDSIQPLHCLFCCVDHLSDTTPATVLVHSDHFDFPYGATDVMCQIPHNCNATHVTLMPHTMRSMNPMWLPLRNKKTHEKYTSFEFNFTVCISALFGGYNNVLQFAQTLEIYRLLGVGRVVVYNNSGGPELSRLLHSYSQEGLVELVQWPIHNYLNPSHGWRLSVHGGDLQYYGQLVALNECIYRSMERSRYVLLNDIDEIIMPYQHDNLTSLMDTLQPQHPNTGVFIIQALVYPKKTTKESNKGYVDAWRQVPGFNILQRIYWEDRNDKQYHRHKIFVEQTSVHYVLKLFGEKYKIPEQLCHIMHSVTKHLTERPLEELHLDKRLWDFKDRVIPRVTEMLRRAGLPSSEEEADE, from the exons ATGACTTCTTTCTGCCT GTCAGACGTCATGGAAAGAGCTAAATATTCTACGAATACAAAGTATATCCTACTCTTCATCATTGTCTGCCTCGTGATTTCCCTTGCACTTGAGAGGATCCCCGACACGTACAGGAAGTTCATGCCACCATATAAATCCATGCTCATGTGCTCCTCCCAAATCTCTGACCAGACCATCACCCCTCTAGACaacacaaagcattttatgGTGTCGGCCTTCATGGACCAGCGAGTGAAAGGCTTTGACATCCGCATCATTAGCATCTTTAGGAGAGACTCCATCCAGCCTCTGCActgtctgttctgctgtgtaGACCATTTGTCAGATACAACTCCAGCCACTGTTTTAGTGCACTCAGACCACTTTGACTTTCCCTACGGCGCCACAGATGTCATGTGTCAGATTCCTCACAACTGCAACGCTACACATGTTACACTTATGCCACACACCATGAGGTCGATGAACCCGATGTGGCTTCCATTAAGAAACAAGAAGACTCATGAGAAGTATACAAGTTTTGAGTTTAACTTCACCGTCTGCATCTCTGCCTTGTTTGGAGGCTACAACAATGTGCTTCAGTTTGCACAGACCCTTGAAATTTACAG GCTGCTGGGTGTGGGCAGAGTGGTGGTCTACAACAACAGCGGCGGCCCAGAACTCAGCCGCCTGCTGCACAGCTACAGCCAGGAGGGTTTGGTGGAGCTGGTTCAGTGGCCCATCCACAATTATCTGAATCCGTCTCATGGTTGGCGTTTGTCAGTACACGGAGGGGATCTACAATACTACGGTCAGCTGGTTGCCCTCAACGAGTGCATCTACAGGTCCATGGAGCGCTCACGCTACGTCCTGCTGAACGACATCGATGAGATCATCATGCCGTACCAGCACGACAACCTGACGAGCCTGATGGACACGCTCCAACCACAGCATCCCAAT ACGGGGGTGTTCATCATTCAGGCTCTAGTCTATCCCAAGAAAACCACAAAGGAAAGTAACAAAGGCTATGTGGACGCATGGAGGCAGGTCCCAGGCTTTAACATTCTGCAGCGCATCTACTGGGAAGACCGAAATGATAAACAATACCATCGCCACAAAAT ATTTGTGGAGCAGACGTCTGTTCATTATGTGCTCAAATTGTTTGGCGAAAAGTACAAGATTCCAGAGCAGCTGTGTCATATAATGCATAGCGTAACAAAACACCTCACTGAACGgccactggaggagctgcacctggACAAACGACTGTGGGACTTTAAGGACAGAGTGATACCACGAGTGACTGAGATGCTGAGGAGAGCAGGTCTGCCGAgttcagaggaggaagctgatgaATGA
- the LOC114849109 gene encoding beta-1,4-galactosyltransferase galt-1-like isoform X1 — protein MTSFCLSDVMERAKYSTNTKYILLFIIVCLVISLALERIPDTYRKFMPPYKSMLMCSSQISDQTITPLDNTKHFMVSAFMDQRVKGFDIRIISIFRRDSIQPLHCLFCCVDHLSDTTPATVLVHSDHFDFPYGATDVMCQIPHNCNATHVTLMPHTMRSMNPMWLPLRNKKTHEKYTSFEFNFTVCISALFGGYNNVLQFAQTLEIYRLLGVGRVVVYNNSGGPELSRLLHSYSQEGLVELVQWPIHNYLNPSHGWRLSVHGGDLQYYGQLVALNECIYRSMERSRYVLLNDIDEIIMPYQHDNLTSLMDTLQPQHPNTGVFIIQALVYPKKTTKESNKGYVDAWRQVPGFNILQRIYWEDRNDKQYHRHKMLVQPRFVEQTSVHYVLKLFGEKYKIPEQLCHIMHSVTKHLTERPLEELHLDKRLWDFKDRVIPRVTEMLRRAGLPSSEEEADE, from the exons ATGACTTCTTTCTGCCT GTCAGACGTCATGGAAAGAGCTAAATATTCTACGAATACAAAGTATATCCTACTCTTCATCATTGTCTGCCTCGTGATTTCCCTTGCACTTGAGAGGATCCCCGACACGTACAGGAAGTTCATGCCACCATATAAATCCATGCTCATGTGCTCCTCCCAAATCTCTGACCAGACCATCACCCCTCTAGACaacacaaagcattttatgGTGTCGGCCTTCATGGACCAGCGAGTGAAAGGCTTTGACATCCGCATCATTAGCATCTTTAGGAGAGACTCCATCCAGCCTCTGCActgtctgttctgctgtgtaGACCATTTGTCAGATACAACTCCAGCCACTGTTTTAGTGCACTCAGACCACTTTGACTTTCCCTACGGCGCCACAGATGTCATGTGTCAGATTCCTCACAACTGCAACGCTACACATGTTACACTTATGCCACACACCATGAGGTCGATGAACCCGATGTGGCTTCCATTAAGAAACAAGAAGACTCATGAGAAGTATACAAGTTTTGAGTTTAACTTCACCGTCTGCATCTCTGCCTTGTTTGGAGGCTACAACAATGTGCTTCAGTTTGCACAGACCCTTGAAATTTACAG GCTGCTGGGTGTGGGCAGAGTGGTGGTCTACAACAACAGCGGCGGCCCAGAACTCAGCCGCCTGCTGCACAGCTACAGCCAGGAGGGTTTGGTGGAGCTGGTTCAGTGGCCCATCCACAATTATCTGAATCCGTCTCATGGTTGGCGTTTGTCAGTACACGGAGGGGATCTACAATACTACGGTCAGCTGGTTGCCCTCAACGAGTGCATCTACAGGTCCATGGAGCGCTCACGCTACGTCCTGCTGAACGACATCGATGAGATCATCATGCCGTACCAGCACGACAACCTGACGAGCCTGATGGACACGCTCCAACCACAGCATCCCAAT ACGGGGGTGTTCATCATTCAGGCTCTAGTCTATCCCAAGAAAACCACAAAGGAAAGTAACAAAGGCTATGTGGACGCATGGAGGCAGGTCCCAGGCTTTAACATTCTGCAGCGCATCTACTGGGAAGACCGAAATGATAAACAATACCATCGCCACAAAATGTTAGTTCAGCCAAG ATTTGTGGAGCAGACGTCTGTTCATTATGTGCTCAAATTGTTTGGCGAAAAGTACAAGATTCCAGAGCAGCTGTGTCATATAATGCATAGCGTAACAAAACACCTCACTGAACGgccactggaggagctgcacctggACAAACGACTGTGGGACTTTAAGGACAGAGTGATACCACGAGTGACTGAGATGCTGAGGAGAGCAGGTCTGCCGAgttcagaggaggaagctgatgaATGA
- the LOC114848592 gene encoding beta-1,4-galactosyltransferase galt-1-like, whose product MEKAKYSMNAKCLLLFIIVCLLISLAFERIPKTYRTFMPPHKSNVCSSQISDQTITPLNNTKHFMVSAFMDQRVKGFDIRIISIFKRDSIQPLHCLFCCVDHLSDTTPATVLVHSDHFDFPYGTTDVMCQIPHNCSATHVTLVPDTMRPTNPTWLPLRNKKIIEKNKRFEFNFTVCISTLFGGYNNVLQFSQTLEIYRLLGVGRVVVYNNSGGPELSRLLHSYSQEGLVELVQWPIHNYLNPSHGWRLSVHGGELQYYGQLVALNECIYRSMERSRYVLLNDIDEIIMPYQHDSLTSLMDTLQPQHPNTGVFIIQTVIYPKKTTEESNKGYVDAWKQVPGFNILQRIYWEDRNKDQYHPHKMLVQPSFVEQTSVHEMLKAFGESYKIPEKMCHIMHSVTKHLTERPLEELHLDKRLWDFKDRVIPRVTEMLRKAGLLSSEEEADG is encoded by the exons ATGGAAAAAGCCAAATATTCTATGAATGCAAAGTGTCTCCTACTCTTCATCATTGTCTGCCTCTTGATTTCCCTTGCATTTGAGAGGATCCCCAAAACATACAGGACGTTCATGCCACCACATAAATCTAACGTCTGCTCCTCTCAGATCTCTGACCAGACCATCACCCCtctaaacaacacaaagcattttatgGTGTCGGCCTTCATGGACCAGCGAGTGAAAGGCTTTGACATACGCATCATCAGCATCTTTAAGAGAGACTCCATCCAGCCTCTGCActgtctgttctgctgtgtaGACCATTTGTCAGATACAACTCCAGCCACTGTTTTAGTGCACTCGGACCACTTTGACTTTCCCTACGGCACCACAGATGTCATGTGTCAGATTCCTCACAACTGCAGCGCTACACATGTTACACTTGTGCCGGACACAATGAGGCCCACAAACCCGACGTGGCTTCCATTAAGAAACAAGAAGATTATTGAGAAGAATAAAAGGTTTGAGTTTAACTTCACCGTCTGCATCTCCACCCTGTTTGGAGGCTACAACAATGTGCTTCAGTTTTCACAGACCCTCGAAATTTACAG GCTGCTGGGTGTGGGCAGAGTGGTGGTCTACAACAACAGCGGCGGCCCAGAACTCAGCCGCCTGCTGCACAGCTACAGCCAGGAGGGTTTGGTGGAGCTGGTTCAGTGGCCCATCCACAATTATCTGAATCCGTCTCATGGTTGGCGTTTGTCAGTACACGGAGGGGAGCTACAATACTACGGTCAGCTGGTTGCCCTCAACGAGTGCATCTACAGGTCCATGGAGCGCTCACGCTACGTCCTGCTGAACGACATCGATGAGATCATCATGCCGTACCAGCACGACAGCCTGACGAGCCTGATGGACACGCTCCAACCGCAGCATCCCAAT ACGGGGGTGTTCATCATTCAGACTGTAATCTATCCCAAGAAAACCACAGAGGAAAGTAACAAAGGCTACGTGGACGCATGGAAGCAGGTCCCAGGCTTTAACATTCTGCAGCGCATCTACTGGGAGGACCGTAATAAAGACCAATACCACCCACACAAGATGTTAGTTCAGCCAAG CTTTGTGGAGCAGACGTCAGTTCATGAGATGCTCAAGGCATTCGGAGAAAGTTACAAGATTCCAGAGAAGATGTGTCATATAATGCATAGCGTAACAAAACACCTCACTGAACggccgctggaggagctgcacctggACAAACGACTGTGGGACTTTAAGGACAGAGTGATACCACGAGTGACCGAGATGCTGAGGAAAGCAGGTCTGCTGAgttcagaggaggaagctgatggGTGA
- the LOC114848739 gene encoding glycosyltransferase family 92 protein F13G3.3-like, producing MRIWVWSRPCFWLHGQEKELKGDVPSPLHYHLHRHLHLPHQYVMCQIPQSCDATHVTLLTQPDHVKDLKQKWLPIRNKVALKKENEFEFDFTVCVSTLFGGYNNVLQFAQTLEMYRMLGVDRVVIYNTSCGPELNRLLHSYSQEGFVEMVPWPIDKHLKPSWRWNPTEHGGDLHYFGQLTTLNECIYRSMERSRYVLLNDIDEIIMPYQHDSLTSLMDTLQPQHPNTGVFLIENHIFPKKHFEPSQRFHLPQWSGVPGINILEHVYREEPDRSRYHPYKMIVQPRMVEQTSVHEMLRNFGERFKVPPEVCRIIHVRVPLQGSLTLEQLKVDKRLWDFHERMIPNVDNVLRKVGLLSSDQQK from the exons ATGCGGATCTGG GTTTGGAGTCGTCCCTGTTTTTGGCTGCATGGACAAGAGAAAGAACTTAAGGGGGACGTTCCTAGTCCTCTTCATTATCACCTtcatcgtcatcttcatcttcctcaccaAT ATGTGATGTGTCAAATTCCTCAGAGCTGCGACGCCACACACGTCACTCTCCTGACGCAGCCGGATCATGTGAAGGATCTGAAGCAGAAGTGGCTCCCGATAAGAAACAAAGTGGCGCTAAAGAAGGAGAATGAGTTTGAGTTTGACTTCACGGTCTGTGTCTCCACCCTGTTCGGTGGATACAACAATGTGCTGCAGTTTGCACAGACGCTGGAGATGTACAG GATGCTGGGTGTGGACAGGGTGGTGATCTACAACACCAGCTGTGGTCCAGAGCTCAACCGCCTGCTGCACAGCTACAGCCAGGAGGGCTTTGTGGAGATGGTCCCATGGCCGATCGACAAGCACCTGAAGCCGTCCTGGCGCTGGAACCCCACAGAGCACGGAGGGGACCTGCACTACTTTGGCCAGCTGACCACGCTCAACGAGTGCATCTACAGGTCCATGGAGCGCTCACGCTACGTCCTGCTGAACGACATCGATGAGATCATCATGCCGTACCAGCACGACAGCCTGACGAGCCTGATGGACACGCTCCAACCACAGCATCCCAAT ACGGGGGTGTTCCTTATTGAGAACCACATCTTCCCCAAGAAACACTTTGAGCCAAGTCAGCGGTTTCACCTGCCTCAGTGGAGCGGCGTGCCGGGAATTAACATCCTGGAGCACGTCTACAGGGAGGAACCCGACAGGAGCAGATACCACCCTTACAAGATGATAGTTCAGCCAAG GATGGTGGAGCAGACGTCCGTGCACGAGATGCTTAGGAATTTTGGAGAACGGTTCAAGGTTCCACCGGAGGTTTGTCGGATCATTCACGTCCGCGTGCCTCTGCAGGGCTCATTGacgctggagcagctgaaggtggACAAACGACTTTGGGATTTCCATGAAAGAATGATTCCCAATGTGGACAACGTGCTGAGGAAAGTGGGACTGCTGAGCTCAGACCAGCAGAAGTGA
- the LOC129603618 gene encoding beta-1,4-galactosyltransferase galt-1-like isoform X1 — protein MIHNTVLTNWIGPSIRWDPSLMQDLKHDQLNRSDVMERAKYSLNAKYLLLFIIVCLLISLAFERIPKTYRKFMPPHKSNVCSSRLSDQTITPLNNTKHFMVSAFMDQRVKGFDIRIISIFRRDSIQPLHCLFCCVDHLSDTTPATVLVHSDHFDFPYGATDVMCQIPHNCNATHVTLVPDTVRPTNPTWLPLRNKKTHEKNKRFEFNFTVCISALFGGYNNVLQFAQTLEIYRLLGVGRVVVYNNSGGPELSRLLHSYSQEGLVELVQWPIHNYLNPSPGWQVAVHGGELQYYGQLVALNECIYRSMERSRYVLLNDIDEIIMPYQHDSLTSLMDTLQPQHPNTGVFVIQVIIYPKKTTEESNKGYVDAWRQVPGFNILQRIYWEDRNKDQYHPHKMLVQPSFVEQTSVHEVLKAFGESYKIPEKMCHIVHSVTNRLIERPLEELHLDKRLWDFKDRVIPRVTEMLRKTGLLSSEEEADRIN, from the exons ATGATTCATAACACTGTACTCACAAACTGGATTGGACCCAGCATTAGGTGGGATCCCAGCCTGATGCAAGACCTGAAACACGACCAGTTGAACAG GTCAGACGTCATGGAAAGAGCCAAATATTCTTTGAATGCAAAGTATCTCCTACTCTTCATCATTGTCTGCCTCTTGATTTCCCTTGCATTTGAGAGGATCCCCAAAACATACAGGAAGTTCATGCCCCCACATAAATCTAACGTCTGCTCCTCTCGGCTCTCTGACCAGACCATCACCCctttaaacaacacaaagcattttatgGTGTCGGCCTTCATGGACCAGCGAGTAAAAGGCTTTGACATACGCATCATTAGCATCTTTAGGAGAGACTCCATCCAGCCTCTGCActgtctgttctgctgtgtaGACCATTTGTCAGATACAACTCCAGCCACTGTTTTAGTGCACTCAGACCACTTTGACTTTCCCTACGGCGCCACAGATGTCATGTGTCAGATTCCTCACAACTGCAACGCTACACATGTTACACTTGTGCCGGACACAGTGAGGCCCACAAACCCGACGTGGCTTCCATTAAGAAACAAGAAGACTCATGAGAAGAATAAAAGGTTTGAGTTTAACTTCACCGTCTGCATCTCTGCCTTGTTTGGAGGATACAATAATGTGCTTCAGTTTGCACAGACCCTCGAAATTTACAG GCTGCTGGGTGTGGGCAGAGTGGTGGTCTACAACAACAGCGGCGGCCCAGAACTCAGCCGCCTGCTGCACAGCTACAGCCAGGAGGGTTTGGTGGAGCTGGTTCAGTGGCCCATCCACAATTATCTGAATCCGTCTCCTGGTTGGCAGGTGGCAGTACATGGAGGGGAGCTACAATACTACGGTCAGCTGGTTGCCCTCAACGAGTGCATCTACAGGTCCATGGAGCGCTCACGCTACGTCCTGCTGAACGACATCGATGAGATCATCATGCCGTACCAGCACGACAGCCTGACGAGCCTGATGGACACGCTCCAACCACAGCATCCCAAT ACGGGGGTGTTCGTCATTCAGGTTATAATCTATCCCAAGAAAACCACAGAGGAAAGTAACAAAGGCTACGTGGACGCATGGAGGCAGGTCCCAGGCTTTAACATTCTGCAGCGCATCTACTGGGAGGACCGTAATAAAGACCAATACCACCCACACAAGATGTTAGTTCAGCCAAG CTTTGTGGAGCAGACGTCAGTTCATGAGGTGCTTAAGGCATTCGGAGAAAGTTACAAGATTCCAGAGAAGATGTGTCATATCGTCCATAGTGTAACAAACCGTCTCATTGAACggccgctggaggagctgcacctggACAAACGCCTGTGGGACTTTAAGGACAGAGTGATACCACGAGTGACCGAGATGCTGAGGAAAACAGGTCTGCTGAgttcagaggaggaagctgataGAATTAACTGA
- the LOC129603618 gene encoding beta-1,4-galactosyltransferase galt-1-like isoform X2, which produces MERAKYSLNAKYLLLFIIVCLLISLAFERIPKTYRKFMPPHKSNVCSSRLSDQTITPLNNTKHFMVSAFMDQRVKGFDIRIISIFRRDSIQPLHCLFCCVDHLSDTTPATVLVHSDHFDFPYGATDVMCQIPHNCNATHVTLVPDTVRPTNPTWLPLRNKKTHEKNKRFEFNFTVCISALFGGYNNVLQFAQTLEIYRLLGVGRVVVYNNSGGPELSRLLHSYSQEGLVELVQWPIHNYLNPSPGWQVAVHGGELQYYGQLVALNECIYRSMERSRYVLLNDIDEIIMPYQHDSLTSLMDTLQPQHPNTGVFVIQVIIYPKKTTEESNKGYVDAWRQVPGFNILQRIYWEDRNKDQYHPHKMLVQPSFVEQTSVHEVLKAFGESYKIPEKMCHIVHSVTNRLIERPLEELHLDKRLWDFKDRVIPRVTEMLRKTGLLSSEEEADRIN; this is translated from the exons ATGGAAAGAGCCAAATATTCTTTGAATGCAAAGTATCTCCTACTCTTCATCATTGTCTGCCTCTTGATTTCCCTTGCATTTGAGAGGATCCCCAAAACATACAGGAAGTTCATGCCCCCACATAAATCTAACGTCTGCTCCTCTCGGCTCTCTGACCAGACCATCACCCctttaaacaacacaaagcattttatgGTGTCGGCCTTCATGGACCAGCGAGTAAAAGGCTTTGACATACGCATCATTAGCATCTTTAGGAGAGACTCCATCCAGCCTCTGCActgtctgttctgctgtgtaGACCATTTGTCAGATACAACTCCAGCCACTGTTTTAGTGCACTCAGACCACTTTGACTTTCCCTACGGCGCCACAGATGTCATGTGTCAGATTCCTCACAACTGCAACGCTACACATGTTACACTTGTGCCGGACACAGTGAGGCCCACAAACCCGACGTGGCTTCCATTAAGAAACAAGAAGACTCATGAGAAGAATAAAAGGTTTGAGTTTAACTTCACCGTCTGCATCTCTGCCTTGTTTGGAGGATACAATAATGTGCTTCAGTTTGCACAGACCCTCGAAATTTACAG GCTGCTGGGTGTGGGCAGAGTGGTGGTCTACAACAACAGCGGCGGCCCAGAACTCAGCCGCCTGCTGCACAGCTACAGCCAGGAGGGTTTGGTGGAGCTGGTTCAGTGGCCCATCCACAATTATCTGAATCCGTCTCCTGGTTGGCAGGTGGCAGTACATGGAGGGGAGCTACAATACTACGGTCAGCTGGTTGCCCTCAACGAGTGCATCTACAGGTCCATGGAGCGCTCACGCTACGTCCTGCTGAACGACATCGATGAGATCATCATGCCGTACCAGCACGACAGCCTGACGAGCCTGATGGACACGCTCCAACCACAGCATCCCAAT ACGGGGGTGTTCGTCATTCAGGTTATAATCTATCCCAAGAAAACCACAGAGGAAAGTAACAAAGGCTACGTGGACGCATGGAGGCAGGTCCCAGGCTTTAACATTCTGCAGCGCATCTACTGGGAGGACCGTAATAAAGACCAATACCACCCACACAAGATGTTAGTTCAGCCAAG CTTTGTGGAGCAGACGTCAGTTCATGAGGTGCTTAAGGCATTCGGAGAAAGTTACAAGATTCCAGAGAAGATGTGTCATATCGTCCATAGTGTAACAAACCGTCTCATTGAACggccgctggaggagctgcacctggACAAACGCCTGTGGGACTTTAAGGACAGAGTGATACCACGAGTGACCGAGATGCTGAGGAAAACAGGTCTGCTGAgttcagaggaggaagctgataGAATTAACTGA